From one Peptoniphilaceae bacterium AMB_02 genomic stretch:
- a CDS encoding tyrosine recombinase XerC yields the protein MVHPIILSDFLDYMKTIKGSSDLTIKEYGYDISIFLKYMKTRFNGLSYGDLENLEEIEISDVDKTFIERISITDLYSYLSYLDKRRDNAPRTRARKVSALKSFYEFLYVKTDQISVNPTEKLELPKQSIRNPVYLTLDESRRLLDQVRKQKNDFIMRRDYCMIVIFLNCGIRLSELVGINIDSVKNDILTVIGKGNKERTVYLNRACIVAVNQYIAVRPKVKDEPALFLSKREKRISTRAVQYRIEKYITEIGLDPRLYSVHKLRHTAATLLYKYGEVDIRTLQQILGHESVATTQIYTHLDDETLKNAVKKNPLNNLL from the coding sequence ATGGTCCACCCAATTATATTATCGGATTTTCTGGATTATATGAAAACAATAAAAGGTTCTTCAGATTTAACTATAAAAGAATACGGCTATGACATTTCCATCTTCCTCAAATACATGAAAACTAGATTTAACGGTCTGAGTTATGGTGATTTAGAAAATTTAGAAGAAATCGAAATTTCCGACGTCGATAAGACCTTCATAGAGCGCATTTCGATAACTGACCTATATTCTTACCTATCATACCTCGATAAACGCCGTGACAACGCTCCTAGGACGCGTGCACGCAAAGTATCGGCTTTAAAGTCGTTTTATGAGTTTCTATATGTGAAAACAGACCAAATTTCGGTAAATCCTACAGAAAAACTCGAATTACCAAAACAAAGCATAAGAAATCCGGTATATTTAACTTTAGATGAATCCAGAAGACTACTAGATCAAGTTAGGAAACAAAAAAATGATTTTATCATGAGACGAGATTATTGTATGATAGTTATATTTCTTAATTGTGGGATAAGACTATCTGAACTCGTAGGTATAAATATAGATAGTGTTAAAAATGATATCCTAACAGTAATCGGTAAAGGCAACAAAGAACGTACTGTTTATTTAAATAGAGCCTGTATTGTAGCTGTTAATCAGTATATCGCTGTAAGACCAAAGGTTAAAGACGAACCTGCATTATTTTTAAGTAAAAGGGAAAAAAGAATTAGTACGAGAGCTGTTCAGTACAGGATAGAAAAATACATTACGGAAATTGGTCTGGATCCTAGATTATACTCAGTGCACAAACTCAGACATACTGCTGCAACACTTCTCTATAAATACGGCGAAGTTGATATACGGACATTACAACAAATATTAGGACATGAGTCTGTAGCAACAACGCAGATTTATACTCACTTAGATGATGAGACATTAAAGAATGCAGTTAAAAAGAATCCGCTTAATAATTTGTTATAA
- a CDS encoding LysM peptidoglycan-binding domain-containing protein encodes MTKKTYRIKNRFRFYTFLLVLTIILALIFMFFLQNSAKANKKIDYNTIIVKSGDTLWDIAKSENFNIDIREYIYQIRKINNLSDANLIPGQSLILPVIE; translated from the coding sequence ATGACTAAAAAAACATATAGGATAAAGAATAGATTTAGATTTTATACTTTTTTACTGGTTTTAACAATTATTTTAGCACTTATATTTATGTTTTTCTTGCAAAATAGTGCAAAAGCCAACAAAAAAATAGATTATAATACAATTATAGTTAAGTCCGGAGATACTCTTTGGGACATCGCAAAATCTGAAAATTTCAATATAGATATTCGCGAATATATTTATCAAATCAGAAAGATTAACAATCTAAGTGATGCAAATCTAATTCCCGGTCAAAGTTTAATACTCCCGGTAATAGAATAA
- the lexA gene encoding transcriptional repressor LexA: MYSDLKDIQIDIFKFIKYKIAETGFPPSVREIATGLGIRSTSTVHNHINILASKGYIRKADSKNRAIEILRFEGDYEFLPKKTMDVPIVGRVTAGEPILAIEHIEDTFPIPLEYTEGSDVFILNVSGESMIEAGILDGDQIVVRQQNYAKNGDIVVALLDDSATVKRYFKKDDHIVLKPENSSMEPIIVQDVTILGKVIALYRFNI; encoded by the coding sequence GTGTATTCAGATCTAAAAGATATACAAATCGATATATTTAAATTTATTAAGTATAAGATTGCTGAAACCGGATTTCCACCTTCCGTAAGGGAAATTGCAACCGGTCTTGGTATAAGAAGTACATCTACCGTTCATAATCACATCAATATACTCGCAAGCAAAGGATATATAAGAAAGGCTGATTCAAAAAATAGAGCAATAGAAATTTTGAGATTTGAAGGTGATTATGAGTTTTTACCTAAAAAAACAATGGATGTACCAATTGTAGGTAGAGTAACTGCCGGAGAACCGATTTTGGCCATAGAGCATATAGAGGACACCTTCCCTATTCCGTTAGAATACACCGAAGGTTCTGATGTATTTATATTAAATGTATCCGGTGAATCGATGATTGAAGCAGGCATATTAGATGGAGATCAGATAGTCGTCAGACAACAAAACTATGCAAAAAACGGAGATATCGTGGTCGCACTACTAGATGATTCGGCAACTGTAAAAAGGTATTTTAAAAAAGATGATCATATAGTTTTAAAACCTGAAAATTCAAGCATGGAACCAATAATCGTACAAGATGTAACTATACTCGGAAAGGTAATTGCTCTTTATAGATTTAATATTTAA
- a CDS encoding methionine gamma-lyase family protein, whose product MNPFKSNYWSYINTAESELLDQFKKMNNVREYNQAKILEAMQSVKLSHADFHWNTGYGYGDAGREKVESIYAKIFNTEDALVRPSIASGTHALSLVLDALLLSGDKMLSLSDKPYDTLQKVIGITGSEPGNLMEKGVIYSDIPLKNGMLDIESINTKLLDNVKLVLIQRSMGYTDRAALTISNIKEAIEKVKIYSPNTIVMVDNCYGEFTSYDEPSDVGADITVGSLIKNPGGGIALSGGYLVGKSELIERCANKLTAPGLGKDCGLTFGTTRTTLQGLFLAPIVVNNAVKAASLFGYVFKKLGYAIVPEINQERSDIVQGIIFNDPEKVITFCQAVQKAAAVDSHVTPYPWSMPGYEDEVIMAAGGFIDGSSIEISADGPLREPYIAFYQGGLSYDQCKFALVHVLEDFESKGFL is encoded by the coding sequence ATGAACCCATTTAAATCAAACTACTGGTCATATATTAACACGGCCGAATCAGAGCTGCTAGACCAGTTTAAAAAAATGAATAATGTACGCGAATACAATCAAGCAAAAATACTAGAAGCAATGCAATCCGTTAAACTTTCACATGCCGATTTTCACTGGAATACCGGTTATGGTTATGGAGATGCGGGAAGGGAAAAAGTTGAAAGTATTTATGCCAAGATTTTTAATACTGAAGACGCTCTTGTAAGGCCATCTATTGCATCAGGTACTCATGCACTTTCTCTTGTACTGGATGCACTTCTTCTATCCGGAGATAAAATGCTTTCTTTGTCAGATAAACCGTATGATACCTTACAAAAAGTTATAGGAATAACCGGTTCTGAGCCCGGTAATCTTATGGAAAAAGGCGTAATATATAGTGATATACCGTTAAAAAACGGAATGCTCGATATAGAATCCATAAATACTAAGCTCTTAGACAATGTCAAACTTGTTCTAATCCAGAGATCTATGGGATACACTGACAGAGCTGCCTTAACTATCTCTAATATCAAAGAAGCAATTGAAAAAGTTAAGATATATAGTCCAAATACAATAGTAATGGTAGACAATTGTTATGGTGAGTTTACTTCTTATGATGAGCCCTCTGATGTTGGTGCAGATATCACTGTAGGAAGTCTAATCAAAAATCCCGGAGGTGGCATTGCGCTATCAGGAGGATACTTGGTTGGAAAAAGCGAACTAATCGAAAGATGTGCAAATAAGCTTACTGCACCCGGTTTAGGGAAAGACTGTGGTTTGACATTCGGTACAACCAGAACAACCTTACAAGGTCTTTTTTTAGCTCCTATTGTTGTTAATAATGCAGTAAAGGCAGCTTCACTTTTCGGATATGTATTTAAAAAACTGGGTTATGCTATCGTCCCTGAAATAAATCAAGAAAGGTCCGATATAGTACAAGGAATAATCTTTAACGATCCTGAAAAAGTAATTACTTTCTGTCAGGCAGTTCAAAAAGCTGCTGCTGTAGACTCTCATGTAACACCATATCCTTGGAGTATGCCTGGGTATGAAGATGAGGTCATAATGGCGGCAGGAGGCTTTATAGACGGCTCTTCTATTGAAATTAGCGCCGATGGACCACTAAGAGAACCATATATTGCATTTTATCAAGGTGGACTTTCTTATGACCAGTGTAAATTTGCACTCGTTCATGTATTGGAAGATTTTGAATCAAAAGGTTTCTTATAA
- the miaA gene encoding tRNA (adenosine(37)-N6)-dimethylallyltransferase MiaA: MKDTNKLIIITGPTGIGKTTLSIELAKILDTEIISADSMQIYKYMDIGTGKVTEEESQGIKHHLLDIVYPNEDYTVDDYKKDASSIVESINLNKNIPIIVGGTGLYIESLIYKLNFNIAKPNQHLRDYYNNLSLKHGPGYLHNILSKVDPISADRIHPNQEVRIIRALEVFDQTSKPFSSYNDYNREYHDNLSFKYIVLNRDREELYERINKRIDIMLSNGLVDEVKDLLDKGYSKDLTSMQGIGYKEIVSYIENELNYDEAVDLLKRNSRRYAKRQLTWFRREPSKIILDIERNDNLDAIINKCLKMIKGD, translated from the coding sequence ATGAAAGATACCAATAAGTTAATTATAATAACCGGACCTACTGGAATAGGAAAAACTACATTAAGTATAGAGCTTGCAAAGATATTAGATACGGAAATAATATCTGCTGATTCCATGCAGATTTATAAATACATGGATATTGGAACGGGAAAAGTTACAGAAGAAGAATCTCAAGGTATAAAACACCATCTGCTTGACATAGTTTATCCAAATGAAGATTATACAGTTGACGATTATAAAAAAGATGCAAGTAGTATTGTTGAATCGATAAACCTAAATAAAAATATCCCAATTATAGTCGGTGGAACGGGTTTATATATAGAGTCTTTGATTTACAAACTCAATTTTAATATAGCGAAGCCAAATCAGCATTTAAGAGATTATTATAATAATTTGTCCCTAAAGCATGGTCCCGGTTATCTTCATAATATCCTTTCAAAAGTGGATCCTATCAGTGCGGATAGAATCCATCCAAACCAAGAAGTACGTATTATAAGAGCACTGGAAGTTTTCGACCAAACCTCTAAACCTTTTTCTTCATATAATGATTATAACAGAGAGTACCATGATAATCTTTCGTTTAAATACATTGTATTAAATAGAGATCGAGAAGAACTTTACGAAAGAATTAATAAAAGAATAGATATAATGCTTAGTAATGGACTTGTTGACGAAGTTAAGGACTTATTGGATAAGGGTTATAGTAAAGACCTAACTTCAATGCAAGGGATAGGATATAAGGAAATAGTATCCTATATTGAAAATGAACTAAATTATGATGAGGCTGTAGATCTCTTAAAAAGAAATTCCAGAAGATATGCTAAAAGACAATTGACCTGGTTTAGAAGAGAGCCTTCAAAAATCATTCTTGATATAGAAAGAAATGATAATCTTGATGCAATAATCAATAAATGTTTAAAAATGATTAAAGGAGATTAA
- the mutL gene encoding DNA mismatch repair endonuclease MutL, giving the protein MIKLLDNETVQKIAAGEVIERPSSIVKELVENSIDAGARNILVEIKNGGIDSIIVSDDGYGIPEDQIELAFKRHATSKINSFNDLYNTTSMGFRGEALASVVAAADVEIKTRTEEEQLGTKVVFKNSNIVSKNKIAMNRGTIISVLNLFESIPVRRKFLKSAVAEANSINDLMSKLALGNRNISIKYIRDSKIIFHTIPSGNHLASISDVLGGNFTESFVEINGRTDNYTYTGFVTDNRYYRGNRALQYIYVNGRYIEENEISRTIEKQYRHLIPNGKFPAFQLFIETNPNNIDVNVHPNKQIIKFRQIDELLSQLELSVKEALIPKQLKQVTGFQKNTAQKTELFSDYSKVDKYKDLLDKYNKEDKFYIEENNYDNELPQDEDLDEIQVEEVVLDLEASQETVTEEYPIEVTIEQIDIISNIDSETTDIPFNEDLNNLNYKGTIFDTYLLFENYNTKSLIIMDQHAAHERVMYEKLLCEINQNSVDRQPLLTPIMLNITSSDYDLFSEFASEFEKTGFFIDAMGTGTILIREVPILGVDVDYKRLFTDIIDALRSEKTANSQYILEIIIKKSCKTAIKSGDRISKEEVEMLIELLSKCDNPLSCPHGRPTYIVYSQNLLEKEFSRIK; this is encoded by the coding sequence ATGATTAAATTATTAGATAATGAAACAGTTCAAAAAATTGCAGCCGGAGAAGTCATTGAAAGACCTTCTTCAATAGTGAAGGAATTGGTTGAAAACTCTATTGATGCAGGAGCTAGAAACATTTTGGTAGAGATTAAAAATGGTGGCATAGATAGTATTATAGTCTCGGATGATGGTTATGGTATACCGGAAGATCAAATAGAGCTTGCTTTTAAAAGACATGCAACTTCTAAAATCAATTCTTTTAATGACTTATATAATACTACTTCCATGGGCTTTAGAGGTGAAGCACTGGCCTCTGTTGTAGCTGCTGCAGATGTTGAAATAAAAACCAGAACCGAGGAAGAACAACTTGGAACTAAAGTCGTATTTAAGAACTCTAATATCGTATCCAAAAATAAAATAGCTATGAACAGAGGTACGATTATTAGCGTTTTAAACTTGTTTGAAAGTATCCCTGTCAGGAGAAAGTTTTTAAAATCTGCGGTAGCCGAAGCAAACAGCATAAATGATCTTATGTCTAAACTCGCACTGGGTAATAGAAATATCTCTATCAAGTATATTAGAGATTCGAAAATCATCTTTCATACCATACCTTCCGGCAATCATCTTGCTTCGATTTCAGATGTACTTGGTGGTAATTTTACAGAAAGTTTTGTTGAAATCAACGGGAGAACAGATAATTATACTTATACCGGATTTGTTACTGATAATAGATACTACAGAGGGAATAGAGCCCTTCAATACATCTACGTTAATGGTAGATATATTGAAGAAAACGAAATCAGTAGAACTATTGAAAAACAATATCGTCACCTAATACCTAATGGTAAATTTCCTGCTTTTCAATTGTTTATTGAAACAAATCCCAATAATATTGACGTCAATGTGCATCCTAATAAACAAATCATCAAGTTTAGACAAATCGATGAACTATTATCTCAATTAGAACTATCGGTTAAAGAGGCACTGATTCCTAAACAGCTTAAACAAGTTACTGGCTTTCAAAAAAACACTGCTCAGAAAACTGAACTATTTAGTGATTATAGTAAAGTTGACAAATACAAGGACCTTTTAGATAAATATAATAAAGAGGATAAATTCTATATAGAAGAAAATAATTACGATAACGAGCTACCACAGGATGAAGATTTAGATGAAATTCAAGTAGAAGAAGTTGTCCTTGATTTAGAAGCAAGTCAGGAAACAGTTACCGAAGAGTACCCAATTGAAGTAACAATAGAACAAATAGATATTATTAGTAATATAGACAGCGAAACAACGGATATCCCTTTTAATGAAGATTTAAATAATCTGAACTACAAAGGCACTATTTTTGATACCTATCTCTTATTTGAAAATTATAATACCAAGTCACTGATTATTATGGATCAACATGCAGCACATGAGAGAGTTATGTACGAAAAATTATTGTGTGAAATAAATCAAAACTCAGTAGACAGACAACCTCTACTCACACCGATAATGCTAAATATTACTTCATCCGACTATGATTTATTCTCGGAATTTGCAAGTGAATTTGAAAAGACGGGTTTTTTTATCGATGCTATGGGAACCGGTACAATTCTTATAAGAGAGGTTCCTATTCTAGGTGTAGACGTCGATTATAAGAGATTGTTTACGGATATTATTGATGCTTTGAGATCTGAGAAAACTGCAAATTCACAGTATATTTTAGAAATCATCATAAAAAAATCATGTAAAACAGCTATAAAATCAGGTGATAGGATATCTAAAGAAGAAGTTGAGATGCTGATAGAACTCTTGAGTAAATGCGATAATCCTCTTAGTTGTCCTCATGGAAGGCCAACTTATATCGTATATTCTCAAAACTTGTTGGAGAAGGAGTTTTCCAGAATAAAATGA
- the mutS gene encoding DNA mismatch repair protein MutS, with the protein MNNIDRSKLTPMMQQYFDIKERFQDSILLFRLGDFYEMFFDDALTASKVLDIVLTKRDCGLEEKAPMCGIPHHVADVYINRLVSNGLKVALCEQIEDPSLAKGIVDRDVVRVISPGTIIDSEMFSKENNFLMCILLDELGLGISYIDISTGEVKFTELYTDKNDIVNYLENEITKVNPTEIIINEDSKLNNNIVKLLSSLQGIFLTYYKLDLKSPEDYHNKLVKYFKKSVVESKFKNKPFATISMTILLDYVYKYQKNELAHINDPIFIKPQDYLAIDARSRFNLEISQNRTDGDYSLIKVLDKTSTPMGLRMLKSWVENPLLDISKILKRQDVIDAFLEDQNLANRLDLVLKNIYDIERLIGKLSFSRANAKDLIALKLSIEHLPILRKLLMESTMKILKSHGDTIDELTDIFTLISESIIDDPPTSIKEGGMIKEGYSKELDEMRYTSIKGKERLVQYEMEQKEDTGIRSLKIVFNKKTGYFIDVTKSNSNLVPENYHKVQTLTNSERYTTNELKVIESMIFTSEEDTIILEEKIFNDIREKILLSLLRIQNVCHQIAIIDALLSLAIIAKTNNYVKPSFNNSNTINILKGRHPIIETIIGDLNFIPNDVEIGAEDNLIQIITGPNMSGKSTYLRQIALIVIMAQIGSFVPAESADLCIVDKIFTRIGASDNILFGDSTFMVEMKEMSYILQNATKKSLILLDEVGRGTSTFDGLSIAWAIVEHLASKIKSKTLFATHYQELTQLDEKLSQVKNLSVQVEEGIDGIIFLHKIIKGSSSRSFGIEVARLAGFPETITNRAKTVLKSIEKTSSFEINKNKLDSVQVDFSSYQKDAFIKSISAIDIDHISPIDALNKLSQIIDESKLIGDDLND; encoded by the coding sequence TTGAATAATATTGACAGATCTAAGTTAACACCGATGATGCAACAATATTTTGATATAAAAGAAAGATTTCAAGATTCCATACTACTATTTAGACTTGGTGATTTTTATGAAATGTTCTTTGATGATGCTCTTACAGCGTCCAAAGTACTGGATATTGTTCTTACTAAAAGAGATTGCGGTCTAGAGGAAAAAGCTCCTATGTGTGGAATTCCTCATCATGTAGCAGATGTTTATATAAATAGACTGGTATCCAATGGTCTAAAAGTTGCATTATGTGAACAGATCGAAGATCCCAGTCTAGCAAAAGGCATTGTAGATAGAGATGTTGTTAGAGTAATTTCGCCAGGAACTATAATAGACAGTGAAATGTTTTCAAAAGAAAACAATTTTTTGATGTGCATATTATTAGATGAGCTCGGCTTAGGTATATCCTATATAGATATTTCAACCGGAGAAGTAAAGTTCACCGAGCTTTATACCGATAAAAATGATATTGTGAATTATCTGGAAAATGAAATCACAAAGGTTAATCCAACAGAAATTATAATCAATGAAGATTCAAAATTAAATAATAATATAGTTAAGTTATTGTCCTCACTACAAGGAATTTTTCTGACATATTATAAGCTGGACTTAAAGTCGCCTGAGGACTATCATAATAAATTAGTCAAATATTTCAAAAAAAGCGTCGTCGAGTCTAAATTTAAAAACAAGCCATTTGCAACTATAAGCATGACTATTCTGCTTGATTATGTATACAAATATCAAAAAAACGAATTGGCGCATATAAATGATCCAATATTTATAAAACCTCAAGACTACTTGGCTATAGATGCCAGAAGCAGATTTAATTTAGAGATCTCTCAAAATCGTACTGACGGTGATTACAGTCTGATTAAAGTATTGGACAAAACCTCAACTCCAATGGGATTGAGAATGCTTAAATCTTGGGTTGAAAATCCACTATTGGATATCTCCAAGATTTTAAAAAGACAAGATGTAATAGATGCTTTCTTAGAAGATCAAAACCTTGCCAATAGATTAGATCTTGTTTTAAAAAACATTTACGATATAGAAAGATTAATAGGTAAACTATCGTTCTCTAGAGCTAATGCAAAAGATTTAATTGCATTAAAGTTATCTATAGAACATTTGCCTATACTGAGAAAATTGTTGATGGAATCAACTATGAAGATTTTAAAATCACATGGAGATACTATCGATGAATTAACTGACATATTTACACTAATATCCGAGTCTATAATTGACGATCCACCTACAAGTATTAAAGAAGGTGGGATGATAAAAGAAGGTTATTCTAAAGAACTGGATGAAATGAGATATACCAGTATCAAGGGTAAAGAAAGATTAGTTCAATATGAGATGGAACAAAAAGAAGATACCGGAATTAGAAGTCTTAAGATAGTATTCAATAAGAAAACCGGTTACTTTATTGATGTTACAAAATCAAATTCCAATCTCGTTCCTGAGAATTACCACAAAGTACAGACTCTTACAAACTCTGAAAGATATACTACCAATGAACTCAAAGTCATAGAAAGTATGATTTTTACAAGTGAAGAAGATACTATAATCCTTGAGGAGAAGATATTTAACGATATTAGAGAGAAAATACTACTTTCTTTATTGAGGATACAAAATGTCTGTCACCAAATCGCGATTATAGATGCACTTTTATCACTGGCTATCATAGCTAAAACAAACAATTATGTTAAACCTAGCTTTAATAATAGCAATACAATCAATATTTTAAAGGGTAGACACCCGATAATCGAGACAATAATTGGAGATTTAAACTTCATACCTAATGATGTGGAAATTGGTGCTGAAGACAATCTCATTCAAATAATAACCGGTCCAAATATGTCCGGAAAATCAACATACCTTAGACAAATTGCGCTTATTGTTATAATGGCTCAGATAGGTTCTTTTGTACCAGCGGAAAGTGCGGATCTGTGTATTGTTGATAAGATATTTACTAGAATCGGCGCTTCAGACAATATCCTCTTTGGTGACAGTACATTTATGGTTGAGATGAAGGAGATGTCGTATATTCTTCAAAATGCAACAAAGAAAAGTTTGATTTTACTTGATGAAGTAGGTAGAGGAACAAGTACATTCGATGGTTTGAGTATAGCATGGGCAATCGTTGAGCATCTAGCTTCTAAAATTAAATCAAAAACACTATTTGCAACTCATTACCAAGAATTAACCCAATTGGACGAAAAATTGTCGCAAGTAAAAAACTTAAGTGTACAAGTCGAAGAAGGAATAGACGGTATAATCTTCCTTCATAAAATAATAAAGGGAAGTTCTAGTCGTAGTTTCGGCATTGAAGTAGCTAGACTGGCTGGATTTCCGGAGACAATCACCAATAGAGCTAAAACTGTATTAAAATCAATTGAAAAGACAAGTTCTTTTGAAATCAATAAAAACAAACTGGACAGCGTACAGGTTGATTTTTCAAGCTACCAGAAAGATGCATTTATAAAATCTATATCTGCTATAGATATAGATCATATATCGCCGATTGACGCTCTAAATAAACTATCTCAAATTATAGACGAATCCAAACTTATTGGAGATGATTTAAATGATTAA
- the miaB gene encoding tRNA (N6-isopentenyl adenosine(37)-C2)-methylthiotransferase MiaB — protein METKKYIIKTYGCQMNEHDSERMSYMLHNLNYIETDKYDDADLIIYNTCIIRENAELKVYGHVGAMKALKEKNPNLIIAVCGCMMQIDEAREVIRDKFKHVDIVFGTKNLSSLPYLLNQYLTYNERVIDVEDVDDIDELQKAIRKDKHSAYINIIYGCDNFCSYCIVPYTRGRESSRSESSILKEITQLGEEGYKEITLLGQNVNSYGKNLHPCTNFPSLLTNISKIDSIERIRFMTSHPKDLSDELIEIMKNTEKICKHIHLPLQSGSTRILKEMNRKYTAEQYLEKIVKLREAIPDIAITTDLIIGFPGETDEDFNDTMNMIEKVRFDQAFMFKYSRRIGTTAAKMNNQVDKDITSERFQKLLDRVNDICYEKNSEYLNTVQKVLVEGTSKNDTSTLTGRTDTNRIVHFKGQESYIGEIVNVKITDYNSFALEGELIE, from the coding sequence ATGGAAACTAAAAAATATATAATTAAAACATATGGTTGTCAAATGAATGAGCATGACTCTGAAAGAATGTCATATATGCTTCATAATTTAAACTATATAGAGACAGACAAATACGATGATGCTGATTTAATCATATACAATACATGCATTATTCGAGAAAATGCAGAATTAAAAGTCTATGGTCATGTGGGAGCTATGAAAGCTCTAAAAGAAAAAAATCCGAATCTAATTATTGCTGTGTGTGGATGTATGATGCAGATTGATGAAGCCAGGGAAGTTATTAGAGACAAATTCAAACATGTTGATATAGTATTCGGAACAAAAAATCTTTCATCGCTGCCGTATTTATTAAATCAGTATTTAACATATAACGAAAGAGTTATCGATGTTGAAGATGTAGATGATATAGATGAACTTCAAAAAGCTATAAGAAAAGACAAGCATTCTGCTTATATAAATATAATCTATGGATGTGATAATTTCTGCAGCTATTGTATAGTTCCTTATACCAGGGGAAGGGAAAGCAGTAGAAGTGAATCGAGCATCCTAAAAGAAATAACACAACTAGGAGAAGAAGGATACAAGGAAATTACCCTACTTGGACAAAATGTTAATTCGTATGGTAAGAATTTACATCCATGTACAAACTTTCCCTCACTATTAACCAATATAAGTAAAATTGACAGTATTGAAAGAATAAGATTTATGACCAGTCATCCTAAAGATTTAAGTGATGAATTAATAGAAATCATGAAAAATACAGAGAAGATATGTAAGCATATTCATCTGCCTCTTCAATCGGGATCGACTAGAATCCTAAAAGAAATGAATCGAAAATATACTGCTGAACAGTATCTAGAAAAAATAGTTAAACTTAGGGAAGCTATTCCTGATATAGCAATTACTACAGATTTGATAATCGGTTTTCCTGGAGAAACAGATGAAGATTTCAATGATACTATGAATATGATTGAAAAAGTTCGTTTCGATCAAGCATTTATGTTTAAATATTCCAGAAGAATAGGAACCACAGCAGCAAAAATGAATAACCAAGTAGATAAGGATATTACCTCAGAGAGATTCCAAAAACTTTTGGATAGAGTTAATGACATTTGCTACGAGAAGAACTCTGAGTATCTAAATACAGTTCAAAAAGTGCTCGTAGAAGGCACGAGTAAAAATGATACATCTACATTAACCGGACGTACTGACACCAATCGTATAGTTCATTTTAAAGGTCAGGAATCCTATATTGGAGAAATTGTCAATGTCAAAATTACTGATTATAACTCTTTTGCCTTGGAGGGAGAGCTAATTGAATAA